In a genomic window of Phacochoerus africanus isolate WHEZ1 chromosome 6, ROS_Pafr_v1, whole genome shotgun sequence:
- the LOC125128728 gene encoding olfactory receptor 5V1-like, with product MNNQTDVTELIFLGFSNHPSLQGLFFLVFLVIYLTTLLGNVLIIMATRISSALHTPMYYFLSNLSFLDICYTSTTIPVTLVNFFREKKTISYRGCLSQIFFLVTGAGTECVLLAAMAYDRYVAICHPLQYPVLMGVKVCVCLVTGSWLCGLVNSVTHTVLAATLTLCGPNHISHFLCDVPLLLKLSCSDTSLNEFVLHVASATIGLSPCLLTAVSYILIISAILRIPSAQGRSKAFSTCASHLTVVIVFYGTANFNYDRPREGYSLDMDILVSVLFCVITPMLNPIIYSLRNKEVKYALRKLTAGYVFSGNSSV from the coding sequence ATGAACAATCAAACAGATGTCACTGAACTCATCTTCTTGGGATTTTCCAACCACCCCAGTCTACAGGGCTTGTTCTTCCTGGTCTTCTTGGTCATTTACCTGACAACTCTTCTCGGAAACGTGCTCATAATAATGGCCACCAGGATCAGTTCTGCTCTCCACACCCCAATGTATTATTTCCTCAGCAACCTGAGTTTCTTGGACATCTGCTACACGTCCACTACTATTCCAGTCACGCTGGTGAACTTCTTCCGGGAGAAGAAGACCATCTCCTACAGGGGCTGCCTCTCCCAGATTTTCTTCCTTGTGACAGGTGCTGGCACTGAATGTGTCTTATTGGCTGCTATGGCTTATGACCGCTATGTAGCCATTTGCCACCCTCTTCAATACCCAGTCCTCATGGGTGTGAAGGTCTGTGTTTGTTTGGTGACAGGGTCCTGGCTATGTGGGTTGGTGAATTCTGTGACACACACAGTGCTGGCAGCCACACTCACTCTGTGCGGGCCCAATCACATCAGCCACTTTCTCTGTGATGTCCCATTGCTTCTGAAGCTCTCCTGTTCAGACACCTCTCTCAATGAGTTTGTGCTCCATGTGGCCAGTGCCACCATTGGCCTGAGCCCCTGCTTATTAACTGCAGTGTCTTACATACTCATCATCTCTGCCATCCTTAGGATTCCCTCTGCTCAGGGCAGGAGCAAGGCCTTCTCTACCTGTGCATCCCACCTCACTGTGGTGATAGTCTTTTATGGAACAGCCAACTTCAACTATGACAGACCCAGAGAAGGCTACTCCCTGGACATGGACATCCTAGTCTCTGTGCTCTTCTGTGTTATAACCCCCATGTTAAACCCCATCATCTACAGTCTGAGAAACAAAGAGGTCAAATATGCCTTGAGAAAGCTGACTGCAGGGTATGTATTCTCTGGAAATAGTAGTGTCTAA